The DNA sequence CTCGCCGGGGCTCTTCTGGCAGAACTCCCACTTCAGGCCGGTGGGGAAGCCCGCCCCGCCGCGGCCGCGCAGGCCCGACTTCTTCACCTCGGCCACGATGTCCTCGGGGCTCATCTCCTTGAGCGCCTTGGCCATGGCCTGGTAGCCGCCCCGCCCGATGTACTCGTCGATGCTCTCGGCGTCCAAGAGGCTGCGGTTCTTGAGCGCGATGAGCTCCTGCAGGGCGAAGAAGGGGATCTCCTTCATGTGGGGGATGAACTTCTTGGAGGAGGGGTCCTTGTAGAACAGGCGCTCCACCGGCTCCCCGTTCTTGCAGTGGCTCTCCACCACCTCGGGGATGTCCTTTTCCTCCAGGTTCACGTAGAAGATGCCCTCGGGATAGGTGACCATCACCGGGCCCAGGGCGCAGAAGCCGTTGCAGCCGGTCTCGATGACCGCCACCTCGCCGGAGAGCCCCTGCTTGTCGATCTCGGCCTTCAGGGCCTCGTAGACCGCGATGCTGCCCGCGGCCTGACAGCCGGTGCCGCCGCAGATCAAAAGATGCATCCGGTGGGCGCCCGTGCCGGTCTGGCCCTGGCGCAGAGCCTGCTCTTTTTCCACCTTCTGCTGAATCTGGCTGAGTTGATCGATCGAAATCTTGGACATCTAAAGCCTCCCAGGCTCGGGGCGCTCGGCAATCGCGCTAGTCGTACTGCTCCACCAGATCCACCACCGCGTCGGCCATGACCTTGCGGTGCGTATCCTGATTCACCACCACCACCGGGGCCACTCCACAGGCCCCCAGGCAGCGCACCTGCTCCAGGGTGAAGCGCCGGTCCTCGGTGGTAGTGTCCACTGGGGTGTTCAGATGGCGCTCCAGCCGATCCAGGGCCTCCTTGCCGCCGCGCACGTAGCAGGCGGTGCCCATGCACACGCGGACCACGTGGCGCCCGCGGGGCTCCATGGAGAAGAAGGAGTAGAAGGTGGTGACTCCGTAGACCTCGTGCCCGGGCACGCCTAGGGCCTTGGCGATGTGTTCCTGCACCGGAACCGGCAGATAGCCCACCACTTCTTGGCATTTCTGCAGAACCGGGATCAATGCTCCCGGCTTGCCCCGATAGGCGGCGCAAATCTCGTCGATGCGCTCCACCATTTCGGGGGTAACGTCTTCGGGCATCTCCTGTGGAGTAAGATCGTAGGCCAGGCTCATGGGCCGCTCCTTGCTTGGCTGCGCGGATAGGTGGGGATATCAGGGGCTTCCGCTCCCCCTATTTCCAGCAGTTTGAATAGCACAGGCCCGCCCCGAGGGCAAGATTTTTCACCCCAAGGAACTCAGGGCAATCAATGCGACCAACTCGGCGGTTTCTATGGACGCGCCCAGGGTGTCGCCGGTAACCCCGCCGATTCTCCGGCGAAACCATAGGCCCAGCACCAGCCCCAGGACCGCCACGGCCAGGGCGGCCACCGCCCCGGCGCGCCCGGCGGCCAGGATGGCGATGAGCAGCGCGCTGGCCCCGGCGGCCAGGCCGGGCCAGAGCTCCCCGCCCTGGGTGATGGCCGCTCCCAGGCCCACCCCCGGCCGGGCGGCGGGCAACAGGCAGGACAACACCGCCTCCAGGCCCCGGGCCAGGGCGGGCGCGGCCATGAGCGATGCGATGAGCACCGGGCCGCTCATGGAGGCCAGGGCCGCGAACTTCAGGATCATCACCGCCGCGATCGCCGCCACGCCAAAGGAGCCCAAGCGGGTGTCCTTCATTATCTCCAGGGCGCGCTCCCGGCTGGTGGTGTGCACCAGGGCGTCGGCCGTGTCGGCCACCCCGTCCAGGTGCAAAAAGCGGGTGAGCCAGCCCCACAGGAGCACCAGCACCCCGGCCAGCACCAGGGGCGGCAGCCACAGGCCCAGCAGCCAAGCCATCAGGGCCAGGGCCAGGCCCAAGAGGCCGCCCACCACCCCGTGCCAGGCCCGGGAGCGCGAAAGCTCGCCCGGCCCCGCCGCCAGGCGGGAGTTCACCGTGGCCACGGTGAGGAATTGCAGGGCCAGGATGAAGCTGGTCACATCTATGCCTCTTTGTCACTCACGCCGGCCGAGGCGAAGGTGGCCATCTCGTTGTAGACGTGCACCGCCGCCCTGACGACGTTCAGGGCCAGGGCCGCGCCGCTGCCCTCGCCCAGGCGAAGCTCCAGGTCCAGGATGGGCTTGAGACCCAGGGCCTCCAGCTGGGCCCGGTGGCCGATCTCCACCGAGCAGTGCCCGGCCAGAAGGTAGTCCTTGGCCTCGGGGCACATCTTGGCCGCCACCAGGGCCCCGCAGGTGGAGATGAAGCCGTCCAGCAACACCGGCACGCCCTGGGCCGCCGCCTCCAAGACAAAGCCGCAGATGGCCGCGATCTCCAGACCGCCCAAGGCGGCCAGGGCCCGCAGGGGGTCGCCGGGGTCCGGGCGGTGCAGGGCGATGGCCCGCTCGATGATGGCCACCTTCTGGGACAGGCCATCGTCGTCCAGGCCCGCGCCCCGCCCGGTCACCTCGCGCACCGGCCGCGCGCAGAGCACGGCGGTGAGCGCCGCGCAGGAAGTGGTGTTGCCGATGCCCATGTCACCGGGGATGAGCAGCTCGGCCCCCTGGTCGATGAGCTCGGCCGCCACCCCCGCGCCCACGGAGATGGCCTGCTCGGCCTGCTCCAGGTTCATGGCCGGTGCCTGGGCCAGGTTGGCCGTACCCTTGGCCACCTTGGCCGCGATGAGCCCTTCCATGGGCTCGAAGTCGTAGTTGACCCCCACGTCCACCACCCGCACCTCGGCCCCGGCCTGACGGGCGAGCACGTTGATCCCCGCTCCGCCGTTCAGAAAGTTCAGCACCATCTGGGGCGTCACCTCGGGCGGATAGGGGCTCACCCCGGATTGGGTCACCCCGTGGTCCGCCGCGAACACGGCCACCGCCGCCGAGGGCTGGTGCAGCTCGGCGCTGCGGTATATCTCGGCCAGGGTGCGGGCCAGCTCTTCCAAACGGCCCAGGGAGCCGCGCGGCTTGGTCAGGTCGTCCAGGTGCTCTTGGGCCTCCGGTCCCGCGCTTCGGTCCAGGGGCTTTATGCGGTCGATGATTTCTTGCAAGGATGGCAAGGCGCTTCTCCGGATCGTTTAAAGGTTGGGCAAGCTGCCCTTGAGGGCCAGGGGCAGCCCGGCGGCCACCAGGACCACCGTGTCGCAGGCCGAGGCCATGCGTTGGTTCAGGCCGCCGGCCAGGTCGCGCCAGCGGCGGGCCAGGGCGTTCTCGGGCACGATGCCCAGGCCCACCTCGTTGGCCACCAAAATTACGCGGGCTTTGAGCTCGGGCAGCATCCCGGCCAGGGCCTCGCCCCGCTCGGCCACCGCCGTGTCGCTGAGGTTGGCCCCCAACACCAAATTGCTCAGCCACAGGGTCAGGCAGTCCACCAGGAGCACCGCGTCCGGCCCGTCGGCCCGGCGCAGGGCCTCCTCCAGGGCCAGGGGCTCCTCCAGGGTAGACCAGGCTTCCCCGCGCTCGGCCTGGTGCCGCGCGATGCGCGCGGTCATCTCGGCGTCGCCGGCTTGGGCCGTGGCCACATACACCAGCCGCCCGCCCCAAGACTCGGCCAGGCGCTGGGCCGTGGAGCTCTTGCCGCTCTTGGCCCCGCCCAGGATGAGCACCTTGGCCGCGCTCATCGGACCTGCTTCCCCTGGCTCAGGGGCAGATGATTGGCCACCCGGTAGTCCACCGGCGGCTCAAAGGCAAAGTCGCTGGCCGGCGGATTCACGTTGATCTCCACCTTGTCCAACTGGTACAGCGTCACGTCGCCCACCAGGTTGTAGATGGCGAAGCCCCGGAGCAGCAGGTCCTCGGGCTGGAACCACAGCACCAGCTCCTTGAGGTCGGCCCGGGCCACCTTGGGAGTCAGCGACACCACCAGGCTGCCCGCCGGGATGCTCGAGGCGCGGGCTGGGGAGGCCACGGCCACCTTGAAGTCCTGGTCCAAACGGGCCAGCCCGCCCAGGGCGTCCAGCAGGGAGGTGAGGCCCCCGGTGAAGCGGTTCAGGGGATACAGGTCGGCCCGCTTGCGCTCGGGGCGCACCCACCAGGCCATGCCTTTGCCGGTGATGATCAACTCGTGACGCGGGGTGGCCTGCTCCAGGCGCAGCTTGAGCGGCCGCGCCCACACCAGGCTCCCCGTGCCCTGCACGTCGCGGCCGCTCTGGGCCCCCAGGGACACGAAGCGGCTGGTGCGGGTGTAGGTGGCGGCCAGGCTGTCGATGGCCTGATAGCGCTTTTGAATGCGCGCGGCCAGGTCGCTGGTCTCGTCGGCCATGGCCGGGGCGGCGGCCAAGGCAAAGAGGAAGACAAGAAAGACAAGAAAAGAGGTTTTGAAGAAAGGAGTGCTCACGAAAGCTCCTAATAAATCCTGCTGTGTGCTGGGGCGCTGTATGTCGGCCCCTAAGTTCTGCCGCCCGTCTAAGTCAAAACCGCGGCGGGCGGTGCCAGGCGGCCTGAGAACGAGGAGGCCCGCCGTCCTTATTCCGTGAGAGCGTCGCCCGGTGGTGTACGGCCGCCCATGGCCCAAGGGACCGGGCCACCAACGCGCCGCTTCCTTACTTACCCGCCCTCTTCTTACCCGCCCTCTTCCCTAATCCCGCATCAATACCTGTCGCGGCTTGGAGCCCTCGCTGGGCCCCACGATTCCGTCGCGCTCCATCTGCTCGATGAGGTTGGCCGCCCGGTTGTAGCCCACCTTGAGGCGGCGCTGCACGTAGCTGATAGAGGCCTGGCCGCTCTCGCGCACCAGGGCCACCGCCTCGGGGTATAGCTCGTCGTCGGCCGAGCCGCCCTCGCCGCCTCCCTCGTCCTCGGTGGCGGCCACCACGCTCTCGTCGTATTCGGGCTTGGCCTGGCTCTTCCAGAAGCCGGTCACCCGGTCTATCTCCTCCTCGCTCACGAACGCGCCGTGCAGGCGGCTCAGGCCGGTGCTGTCCGGCGGCACATAGAGCATGTCGCCGTTGCCCAGCAGATGCTCGGCCCCCTGCTGGTCCAGGATGGTCCGGCTGTCCACCCGGCTGGCCACCTTGAAGGAGATGCGCGAAGGGAAGTTGGCCTTGATCAGGCCGGTGATCACGTCCACGCTGGGCCGCTGGGTGGCCAGCACCAGGTGTATCCCGGCGGCCCGCGCCATCTGGGCCAGGCGGGTGATCAGCGCCTCCACCTCCTTGGAGCTCACCATCATCAGATCGGCCAGCTCGTCGATGAACAGGAGGATGTAGGGCAGCGGCTCCAGGAACTGGTCCTCGCCGTTGGCCAAATGCTCGGGCACCCGGAGCGGCCCCTTGTCGGCCAGGCGGCGGTTGAAGGACTCGATGTTCTTCACCCCCACCTCGGCCAAGAGCTCGTAGCGCCGCTCCATCTCGCGCACCGCCCAGCGCAGCCCGGCAGTGGCCTCCTTGGGGCTGGTGATGATGGGATAGAGCAGGTGCGGGATGTCGCTGTAGGCCGAGAGCTCGATGCGCTTGGGGTCCACCATGAGGATGCGCACCTGCTCCGGGGTTGCCCGGTAGAGGATGGAGAGCACCAGGCAGTTGATGAACACGCTCTTGCCCGCGCCGGTGGCTCCGGCGATGAGCAGGTGGGGCATGCGGGCCAGATCGGCCACCATGGGCTGGCCCAGGATGTCCTTGCCCAGGGCCACGCTCAACTTGCCCTGGGAGCGCTGGTACACCGGCGCGCTCAAGAGCTCGCGCAGGGCCACCATCTCCCGGGTGGGGTTGGGTATCTCGATGCCGATGACCGCCTTGCCCGGGATGGGGGCCACGATGCGGATGCTCTTGGCCCGCATGACCATGGCCAGGTCGTCGGCCAGGCCGGCCACCTTGGATATCTTCACGCCGGGCGCGGGCTTGAACTCGTAGCGCGTGACCACCGGGCCGGGGGCCACCTCGCGCACCGCGCCCTTGACCCCGAAGTCCGAAAGCTTTTCTTCCAGCAAGCGGCTGGTGGCCCGGATGGCCTCCACCTGCTCCGGCGGGGCCGGGCCGGGTCCGGGATCCAGGATGTCCAGGGGCGGCAGCTTGAAGCGGCCCTTTTTGGGCCCGTTGGTCACGGTGCCGGTGCCCGCCTCGCCCGAGGCCAGGCGCGGCTTGATCACGATGCCGTCTTCCCCCGCGCGGCCGGGTCGCGGGGCGGGCTCCGGCTTGGGCGTTGGCGCGGGCGGCGGCGAAGGCGCTGGGGACAGCTCGTCCACCCCCGGTTCGGGGCGGGAGATGATGATGTCCACCTCGGGCTCGCGCTCCGGCTCCGGCTCGTAGGCTTCGAATGGCGCGGGCGCGGCGTTCTCGGCCAAGGGGCCCTCGGCCAGCGGGGCCTTGAGCTTGGGCCCCAGCAGGGGCCACAGGGCCCAGGCCAGCAGGCCCAGCGCCCCGGCCATGGCGGCCAAGGGCAGCACCCAGGCCAGCAGGGGCCACAGGGCGGCCAGGCCCGAGGCCATGGCCCGGCCCGCGTGCCCGCCGATGGGCAGCGCCGCTCCGCCCAGGCGCAGCGAAGCCCCGAAAGCGCCCAGCAGGGCGGCCAGGGACACGATGAGCCCCAGCCCTGCGGCCCACAGGGGCAACATGCGCCCCTTGGACCCGCCGGTCCAGAGCAGCCAGGCGGCCAAGAGAGGCACGATCACCAGGAGCCAGGCCCCCAGGCCGAAGAGGTCGTAGGCCACCGCGCTGAACGCCGCGCCGGGTAGGCCCATAAGG is a window from the Desulfarculaceae bacterium genome containing:
- the cobU gene encoding bifunctional adenosylcobinamide kinase/adenosylcobinamide-phosphate guanylyltransferase, with translation MSAAKVLILGGAKSGKSSTAQRLAESWGGRLVYVATAQAGDAEMTARIARHQAERGEAWSTLEEPLALEEALRRADGPDAVLLVDCLTLWLSNLVLGANLSDTAVAERGEALAGMLPELKARVILVANEVGLGIVPENALARRWRDLAGGLNQRMASACDTVVLVAAGLPLALKGSLPNL
- a CDS encoding outer membrane lipoprotein carrier protein LolA, with the protein product MSTPFFKTSFLVFLVFLFALAAAPAMADETSDLAARIQKRYQAIDSLAATYTRTSRFVSLGAQSGRDVQGTGSLVWARPLKLRLEQATPRHELIITGKGMAWWVRPERKRADLYPLNRFTGGLTSLLDALGGLARLDQDFKVAVASPARASSIPAGSLVVSLTPKVARADLKELVLWFQPEDLLLRGFAIYNLVGDVTLYQLDKVEINVNPPASDFAFEPPVDYRVANHLPLSQGKQVR
- the cobT gene encoding nicotinate-nucleotide--dimethylbenzimidazole phosphoribosyltransferase gives rise to the protein MPSLQEIIDRIKPLDRSAGPEAQEHLDDLTKPRGSLGRLEELARTLAEIYRSAELHQPSAAVAVFAADHGVTQSGVSPYPPEVTPQMVLNFLNGGAGINVLARQAGAEVRVVDVGVNYDFEPMEGLIAAKVAKGTANLAQAPAMNLEQAEQAISVGAGVAAELIDQGAELLIPGDMGIGNTTSCAALTAVLCARPVREVTGRGAGLDDDGLSQKVAIIERAIALHRPDPGDPLRALAALGGLEIAAICGFVLEAAAQGVPVLLDGFISTCGALVAAKMCPEAKDYLLAGHCSVEIGHRAQLEALGLKPILDLELRLGEGSGAALALNVVRAAVHVYNEMATFASAGVSDKEA
- a CDS encoding DNA translocase FtsK 4TM domain-containing protein, which encodes MPPKAAKKAKAPKKKARAPKKKAKSRAKKDNGRVMALLNTIGRKAGAVLLGLAALGVALSLAFYRAADPSPLHEIPGAAHNLMGLPGAAFSAVAYDLFGLGAWLLVIVPLLAAWLLWTGGSKGRMLPLWAAGLGLIVSLAALLGAFGASLRLGGAALPIGGHAGRAMASGLAALWPLLAWVLPLAAMAGALGLLAWALWPLLGPKLKAPLAEGPLAENAAPAPFEAYEPEPEREPEVDIIISRPEPGVDELSPAPSPPPAPTPKPEPAPRPGRAGEDGIVIKPRLASGEAGTGTVTNGPKKGRFKLPPLDILDPGPGPAPPEQVEAIRATSRLLEEKLSDFGVKGAVREVAPGPVVTRYEFKPAPGVKISKVAGLADDLAMVMRAKSIRIVAPIPGKAVIGIEIPNPTREMVALRELLSAPVYQRSQGKLSVALGKDILGQPMVADLARMPHLLIAGATGAGKSVFINCLVLSILYRATPEQVRILMVDPKRIELSAYSDIPHLLYPIITSPKEATAGLRWAVREMERRYELLAEVGVKNIESFNRRLADKGPLRVPEHLANGEDQFLEPLPYILLFIDELADLMMVSSKEVEALITRLAQMARAAGIHLVLATQRPSVDVITGLIKANFPSRISFKVASRVDSRTILDQQGAEHLLGNGDMLYVPPDSTGLSRLHGAFVSEEEIDRVTGFWKSQAKPEYDESVVAATEDEGGGEGGSADDELYPEAVALVRESGQASISYVQRRLKVGYNRAANLIEQMERDGIVGPSEGSKPRQVLMRD
- the cobS gene encoding adenosylcobinamide-GDP ribazoletransferase, with translation MTSFILALQFLTVATVNSRLAAGPGELSRSRAWHGVVGGLLGLALALMAWLLGLWLPPLVLAGVLVLLWGWLTRFLHLDGVADTADALVHTTSRERALEIMKDTRLGSFGVAAIAAVMILKFAALASMSGPVLIASLMAAPALARGLEAVLSCLLPAARPGVGLGAAITQGGELWPGLAAGASALLIAILAAGRAGAVAALAVAVLGLVLGLWFRRRIGGVTGDTLGASIETAELVALIALSSLG
- a CDS encoding NAD(P)H-dependent oxidoreductase subunit E; amino-acid sequence: MSLAYDLTPQEMPEDVTPEMVERIDEICAAYRGKPGALIPVLQKCQEVVGYLPVPVQEHIAKALGVPGHEVYGVTTFYSFFSMEPRGRHVVRVCMGTACYVRGGKEALDRLERHLNTPVDTTTEDRRFTLEQVRCLGACGVAPVVVVNQDTHRKVMADAVVDLVEQYD